In Bernardetia litoralis DSM 6794, the genomic window AAAACTCCAAATATAATATTGCATATACAGCCCAAAACACCAATTATTTAACAGAAAATGAAAAGCTAGTTTATTATTATCTCAATTTAGCTCGTCTAAATCCTTCACTTTTTGCAGAAACTTTTATACGCAAATACACCAAATGGAATTCTTATGAAAATTTGAGTTTGTCTGATTATTATACAGGTTCACTTTACAAAACAATGAAAAAAATGAAACCTGTGGGCGTTCTTTCTCCTGAAAAATATTTATTTGAAAGTGCAAAATGTCATGCCATATCATCAGGAAAAAAAGGATATGTTGGACATACACGTCTTTCAAATTCAGGTTGTAAATCTAATTTCTCAGGAGAATGTTGTTCTTATGGACAATTTGACGCACTTGAAATTGTGATGCAATTACTTATTGATTCGGGTGTACCAAGTCTAGGACATCGCAAAATTTGTCTAAGTGGTAATTATACAATACTTGGAACTTCAATTCAACCTCACAAAACATATCGTTTTAATAGTGTTTTGGATTTTGGAAGATAAATCACTCATGATTTTCATAACTCACACCAGCCAAAACTTTGATATTCAAATTATTTCCTCTTGGTGGAATTGGACAAGAATATTTTTTATTATAGGCACAATATGGATTATAAGCCTTATTAAAATCAATTATAATTTTATCAAAATTTGCTGTTGTTGGAATTGTTAAATCAATATAACGCCCTCCATAATACGATTCTTGTCCATTACTCAAATCTGTAAAAGGTAAAAAAAGATAATTTTTATACTCTTCTTTTTGCTTTAAGTTTTGACTCTGATAGACATTTAGTGTGTGTCTTTTTCCGTGCAACTCAAAACTTACCTCTCCAAACTTCTGATACATTGGTTTTCTTTCAGTTGTGGTTTGCATCTCAAAAGGCTGTCCATCTGTTGTTCTGACAAAATCAGCTTCTACTTTATATACAGAATCAATTTCAAAAAAAGGTAAAGATTTGAATTTTTTGCGCTCTTTACTTTCTAAAGGCGATTCTTTTATATCTTTATAACTACTATTCATCTCTTCTTGAAACAATTTTATTTGAGAAGAATAACTAATTTCTTTAGAATTATTGCTTGTACTTACTATTTTGGAGCTTTGACAAGACAAAAAAATAAAATTAATTAGATAAATTAAAAGTGCACTTTTTGAAAAAATTTTTTTCATATCGTTTGTTGAACTAATAAATTTTGAAATAATATTGCTAATTTAATAAATTTTTTTCCAATTTTCATTCGCTTTTTGCTTCAAATTTTCTTCATCCTCATTCCAATCATCCAACGTATTTGTAAAAAAACTTTTATAAAAAAGATACAGTTTACCATCTATAATCTTATAATTTTCTGGGTTCATAGTTACTTTTTCATTTTTTGCACCCATTGCATAAGCACACCAGCCACCATATTGAGGAATATATTTTTGAGGATTTTTGATAAATAATTCTCGGTGTTCTATGGTTGCAAACCTATAAATCACACCCAAATATTTGGCAGAAATACCCTCTTTTCCTTCTTGAGGCTCATCTTCCACAAAATAAGAAACCACATCATAACCTTCAATAGCAACTCCATCATCAAGATTAAAATGTGTAACACAATGTAATTCTGTTAGCTTTTGTGCTTCAACTTTTTCTATCAATAAGAAACTACATAAAAAAAATAGAAAAGTATAAAAGCTATATTTTTGATTCTTTGGCATAATTTGATAATAGTTGATTTAAAGTTTATTTTTATTTAAGAATACTTTATTGTTCTTAAAGTTTAGATTTACAAATCTATTCAAGAATAATAATTTGACCTTTACATTAGCCTTTGAGTATAACAACAACAAGTAATTCTTAAAAACGTCTTTCAATATTCATAATTTTTACAAAACGACTAGTCTTTTTTATACTTTTAACTAAAAAATGAACTACCTCCTCAAAAAAAGATGAGTAATAATATCTTTATTTTATTTTTTCGGTGTAAATTTTGTGTTACATCCTAAAAATAATTGTACCTTTGCATGCAATAATTACAATTTACATTTTTGTAGGGACTAATTTTGTATTGGTAGCAACTAACTACTTATGCGTCTATTGCTTTTAATGCCTCTTTTAAGAAAACAAGCAACCTTATTAATAAAAAGGGTTGAGGAATCATATAATAAATCATTTGAAAAAGAATCCTTTTTTAATGATGTTGTTAAGCTGAGTCTTTTACCCAAAAGAAATATTATTAATAAGCAACTGTTTTTGGGTGCTAAACAATGTGTACTTTTTTTATCTTCAACTGATTTTAGTAAAAAGAATAAAAAATTTACCTCTACTAAAAAATTATATACTCATTTTGATATTTTGCCAGTTTTTTTTTCAATTAAATGTGAAAAAGAAGTTGGCTTTTTTGATTTTACCAATTTATATACTGACATTTAATTATGCAACAACACGGAGTCAAGTCTAACCAATCAGGAATTGAGGAACTAGGAATAAAACATGCAGCAAATGTATATTGGAATTTGCCAGCAGCAGAGCTTGTCGAACATGCATTAGATAATAAAGAAGCTGTTTTGTCTGAAACAGGTGCTTTGATGTTTGATACAGGTAAATTTACAGGTCGTTCTCCTAAAGATAGATTTATTGTAAAAGATGCTGAAACTGAAAATTCAGTATGGTGGGGTGATATCAATATTGCGTTTTCTCCAGAAAAATTTGATGCATTAATGGAAAAAATGATTGCATCATTGGGAGAAAAAAATCTTTATGTACGTGATGCTTATGCAGGTGCTGATAAAAATTATCAACTCAAACTTCGTGTAATCAATACGAATGCCTGTTCAAATCTTTTTTGTCATAATATGTTTATTCGTCCAGAACAAACAGAATTTGAGTCTTTTGACCCTACTTTTACCATTCTTCAAATCCCTGAATTTATGGCAGACCCTGAAGTAGATGGAACTCGTCAGGGCAATTTTGCAATTATCAATTTCACTAAAAAAATGATTTTGATTGGTGGAACAGGTTATACAGGAGAAATGAAAAAAGGTATTTTCTCTGTATTAAATTATATTCTTCCTCACAAGAAAAATGTATTATCAATGCACTGTTCGGCAAATATTGGACAAGATGGCGATACTGCTATTTTCTTTGGTCTTTCAGGAACAGGAAAAACAACGCTTTCAGCAGACCCTAATCGTCCTCTTATTGGAGATGATGAACACGGCTGGACATCAGACTCAGTTTTCAATTTTGAAGGTGGTTGTTATGCAAAAGTAATTGACCTTACAGAAGAAAAAGAGCCTCAAATATTTAATGCTATTAGATTTGGTGCATTATTAGAAAACACTCGTTTTCATAAAGGAACTAGAAAAGTAGATTACCTCAACTCAGAAGTTACTGAAAATACTCGTGTTGCTTATCCAATTTATCATATTGACAATGCTGTTGAGCCTTCTGTGGGTGGTGTTCCTAAAAATATTTTCTTCCTTACTTGTGATGCGTATGGTGTTTTGCCTCCAATCTCTAAATTAGAAAAAGGACAAGCTATGTATCACTTTATTTCGGGTTATACTGCAAAAGTAGCAGGAACAGAAGTAGGTATTACAGAGCCTCAACGTACTTTCTCTGCTTGTTTTGGTGCTGCATTTTTGCCTTTGCATCCTACAAAATATGCTGAGATGTTGGGTAAAAAAATGGAAGAATCAAATGTAAATGTTTGGCTTATCAACACAGGCTGGTCTGGTGGTGGTTATGGTGTAGGTTCAAGAATGAAACTTTCTTATACTCGTGCTATGATTACGGCTGCTTTAGAAGGAAAGTTAAATGATGTAAAATTTGAGGAGCAACCAATTTTTGGTGTAAAAATTCCTAATGAGTGTCCAAATGTTCCTACTGAAATCTTAAATCCTAAAAATACTTGGGAAAATAAAGAAGAATATGATGCTACTGCAAATAAATTAGCTACTGCATTTGTAAGTAATTTTGAAAAATATGCTGAATATGCAAATGATGAAATTATGGCTGGTGCACCTAAAGCAATGGCTAATTCTTAATCTTCACTAGATTAGAACTAAAGATAATTTCAAACTACTTTTTTTAGAAAAACCTTACTCTATTTTATTAGAATAAGGTTTTTCCTTTGTCAGCCTATTTATTTTTATAAATGACCTTACCAACAAATCAATAATATAACATATTAATATATTGCAATAAATTCTTTTTTTTGTCTAATAAAAAAGAATTTTTCACCAAAAAATGAAAAAATATTATAATTATAGTTGATATTTGTATAAAAATTCGCAATTTTGTAGGAAGTTATCCTAAAAAAAGGGTAATTTTATTTTTTGTAAAAAATAACATATAATAGTTTTTCTACTTAAAATAGTAAAAACTTTCTGCTACAAACATAAAAATCATTTCTATAAAAATGTAGAAATTGAATAACTTAGACATTTAACTTAACCTAAAAAAAATTGAAAGTTTCCATTGTAACTGTAGTTTATAACAACGTATCAATGGTAGCAGACGCTATTGAATCTGTTTTAAATCAAGATTATCCTGACTTGGAATATATTCTTATTGATGGAGCCTCAACTGATGGAACTACCGAGTTAGTACGTATGTATCAAAATCGTATTACTCGTGTTATTTCAGAGAAAGATGAAGGGCTTTATGATGCTATCAACAAAGGAATCCGTATGTGTAGTGGAGATATTATAGGATTACTTCACTCAGATGATTTTTATCCAAATAATAAAGTGGTTTCCTCATTCGTTAAAGCCTTTGAAGAAAAAAATACTGATGCCGTATATGGTGATTTGGTATATGTAGATAAAGAAGATACTCAAAAAGTAATTAGATATTGGCAATCTGGAGAATTTGACTGCGAGAGTTTTTATAAAGGCTGGATGCCTCCACACCCTGCTCTCTTTATAAAAAAAGAATGCTACCTAAAATATGGTGTTTATGACACTCGTTTTAAAAGTGCTGCTGATTACGAACTTACTTTGCGTATACTTTTGAAAAATAAAATTTCTGCTACTTATTTACCTATAGTTATGGCTAGTATGCGTACAGGAGGAAAAAGTAATAGTAGCTTGAGAAACCGTTTAATGGCAAATATAGAAGATTATAAAGCTTGGAAAATCAATGATTTGCAACCTAAATTTTATACTCGTTTTATGAAGCCATTATCAAAAATACCTCAGTATTTCCATGGTATCACACAAGAAAAACTAGAACTTGTTTATGCAACTTCTAACTCATACAAAAACAATGAAGTAGAAGTGTAAATCATAAAATGATAATTGTCAAAACAACTTACACTTTATTCTACCTTCAACTCTGTAAAAAAGCAGAATTGAAGGTTATTTTATTATTAAATGTTATTATGAAAAATATTACTTTCCTCTTACTTTTCTTATCCATTTTAAGTTTTTCTAGTTGTGTACCTACTCATAATCTGACTTACTTGAAAGGAAAACAACAAGA contains:
- a CDS encoding DUF1684 domain-containing protein; this translates as MKKIFSKSALLIYLINFIFLSCQSSKIVSTSNNSKEISYSSQIKLFQEEMNSSYKDIKESPLESKERKKFKSLPFFEIDSVYKVEADFVRTTDGQPFEMQTTTERKPMYQKFGEVSFELHGKRHTLNVYQSQNLKQKEEYKNYLFLPFTDLSNGQESYYGGRYIDLTIPTTANFDKIIIDFNKAYNPYCAYNKKYSCPIPPRGNNLNIKVLAGVSYENHE
- a CDS encoding YHS domain-containing (seleno)protein yields the protein MPKNQKYSFYTFLFFLCSFLLIEKVEAQKLTELHCVTHFNLDDGVAIEGYDVVSYFVEDEPQEGKEGISAKYLGVIYRFATIEHRELFIKNPQKYIPQYGGWCAYAMGAKNEKVTMNPENYKIIDGKLYLFYKSFFTNTLDDWNEDEENLKQKANENWKKIY
- the pckA gene encoding phosphoenolpyruvate carboxykinase (ATP); translated protein: MQQHGVKSNQSGIEELGIKHAANVYWNLPAAELVEHALDNKEAVLSETGALMFDTGKFTGRSPKDRFIVKDAETENSVWWGDINIAFSPEKFDALMEKMIASLGEKNLYVRDAYAGADKNYQLKLRVINTNACSNLFCHNMFIRPEQTEFESFDPTFTILQIPEFMADPEVDGTRQGNFAIINFTKKMILIGGTGYTGEMKKGIFSVLNYILPHKKNVLSMHCSANIGQDGDTAIFFGLSGTGKTTLSADPNRPLIGDDEHGWTSDSVFNFEGGCYAKVIDLTEEKEPQIFNAIRFGALLENTRFHKGTRKVDYLNSEVTENTRVAYPIYHIDNAVEPSVGGVPKNIFFLTCDAYGVLPPISKLEKGQAMYHFISGYTAKVAGTEVGITEPQRTFSACFGAAFLPLHPTKYAEMLGKKMEESNVNVWLINTGWSGGGYGVGSRMKLSYTRAMITAALEGKLNDVKFEEQPIFGVKIPNECPNVPTEILNPKNTWENKEEYDATANKLATAFVSNFEKYAEYANDEIMAGAPKAMANS
- a CDS encoding glycosyltransferase family 2 protein, with protein sequence MKVSIVTVVYNNVSMVADAIESVLNQDYPDLEYILIDGASTDGTTELVRMYQNRITRVISEKDEGLYDAINKGIRMCSGDIIGLLHSDDFYPNNKVVSSFVKAFEEKNTDAVYGDLVYVDKEDTQKVIRYWQSGEFDCESFYKGWMPPHPALFIKKECYLKYGVYDTRFKSAADYELTLRILLKNKISATYLPIVMASMRTGGKSNSSLRNRLMANIEDYKAWKINDLQPKFYTRFMKPLSKIPQYFHGITQEKLELVYATSNSYKNNEVEV